From Cannabis sativa cultivar Pink pepper isolate KNU-18-1 chromosome 8, ASM2916894v1, whole genome shotgun sequence, a single genomic window includes:
- the LOC133030533 gene encoding uncharacterized protein LOC133030533 has product MAPYELLYGRKCRSPIHWDETGERKYLGPGSVQQTNEAIEKIKARMLALQSKQKSYADLKRSDIEFQVGDHVFLRVSPMKGIKHFGKRDPTHVLSYENLEQQPDMSYEEQPVQILDIKDKVRARLKLRRREYGQMRILKEYG; this is encoded by the exons atggctccctatgaactgttatatggCAGAAAGTGTAGgtctcccattcactgggatgagacaggagaGAGGAAATATCTAGGTCCGGGATCAGTGCAACAAACTAATGAAGCGATTGAGAAGATTAAAGCCAGAATGCTTGCTTTGCAGAGCAaacaaaagagttatgcagatctcAAACGTAGCGATATAGAAtttcaagtaggggaccatgtgttccTACGGGTGTCTCCTATGAAGGGGATCAAgcatttcgggaaaagag acccgactcatgtacTTAGCTATGAGAATCTTGAGCAGCaaccagatatgtcttatgaagaacaaccagttcaGATCCTTGACATAAAGGATaag gtaagggcaaggctaaagttgaggaGGCGTGAGTACGGGCAAAtgaggatt CTAAAGGAGTATGGGTAA